One stretch of Miscanthus floridulus cultivar M001 chromosome 18, ASM1932011v1, whole genome shotgun sequence DNA includes these proteins:
- the LOC136520349 gene encoding endoglucanase 16-like, giving the protein MRRITSSGATPAAGAAGLWLRPGRLGEVLAVAALLASALLPLAEAATEAPPPASSARHDYEDALRKSLLYFEAQRSGRLPHGQRVAWRDHSGLTDGLEQGVDLVGGYYDAGDHVKFGLPMAFTVTMLSWSLLEYGADVADAGELAHALESIKWGTDYFIKAHTRPHELWAEVGDGDTDHYCWQRPEDMTTSRQAYKVDRDRPGSDVAGETAAAMAAASMVFREHNPHYASLLLHHALQLFEFADKYRGKYDSSIAEVKSYYASVSGYHDELLWAALWLHRATGRAQYLDYVVDNADDFGGTGWAITEFSWDVKYAGVQILATRLLLSGEHSPRHRETLEQYRAKAEHYVCACLGKNAADGNVERSPGGMLYVRQWNNMQYVTSAAFLLSVYSGYLSSSSSSAGGGDQQSVTCAAGGEAAASAAEVFALARAQVDYVLGSNPRGMSYLVGYGARFPARVHHRAASIVPYKHSKEFIGCAQGFDDWFIRKGANPNVVVGAIVGGPDRRDRFRDQRENYIQTEACTYNTAPMVGMFAMLNRLARDEAPQPPRPEASSASQPGGETSVNR; this is encoded by the exons ATGAGGAGGATCACGAGTAGCGGCGCCACGCCTGCCGCGGGCGCCGCCGGCCTGTGGCTCCGGCCGGGCCGGCTCGGGGAGGTTCTCGCCGTCGCGGCTCTCCTCGCCTCGGCGTTGCTGCCGCTGGCGGAGGCTGCCACcgaggcgccgccgccggcgtcgtcGGCGCGGCACGACTACGAGGACGCGCTGCGGAAGAGCCTGCTCTACTTCGAGGCGCAGCGGTCGGGGCGGCTGCCGCACGGCCAGCGCGTCGCCTGGCGCGACCACTCCGGCCTCACCGACGGCCTCGAGCAAGGG GTGGACTTGGTGGGCGGGTACTACGACGCGGGCGACCACGTCAAGTTCGGCCTGCCCATGGCCTTCACCGTCACCATGCTCTCCTGGAGCCTGCTCGAGTACGGCGCCGACGTCGCCGACGCCGGCGAGCTCGCCCACGCGCTCGAGTCCATCAAGTGGGGCACCGACTACTTCATCAAGGCGCACACCAGGCCCCACGAGCTCTGGGCAGAG GTCGGCGACGGCGACACGGACCACTACTGCTGGCAGCGGCCGGAGGACATGACGACGTCGCGGCAGGCGTACAAGGTCGACCGCGACCGGCCAGGGTCCGACGTCGCCGGCGAGaccgcggccgccatggccgccgcgtccATGGTGTTCCGGGAGCACAACCCGCACTACGccagcctcctcctccaccacgcgCTGCAG CTGTTCGAGTTCGCCGACAAGTACCGGGGCAAGTACGACAGCAGCATCGCGGAGGTGAAGAGCTACTACGCCTCCGTCAGCGGCTACCACGACGAGCTCCTCTGGGCCGCGCTCTGGCTCCACCGCGCCACCGGACGCGCCCAGTACCTCGACTACGTCGTCGACAACGCCGACGACTTCGGCGGCACCGGCTGGGCCATCACCGAGTTCAGCTGGGACGTCAAGTACGCCGGCGTCCAGATCCTCGCCACCAGG CTGCTGCTCAGTGGGGAGCACTCGCCGCGGCACAGGGAGACGCTGGAGCAGTACAGGGCGAAGGCGGAGCACTACGTGTGCGCGTGCCTGGGCAAGAACGCGGCGGACGGGAACGTGGAGCGCAGCCCTGGCGGGATGCTGTACGTGCGGCAGTGGAACAACATGCAGTACGTGACCAGCGCGGCGTTCCTGCTGTCCGTCTACTCGGGCTAcctctcctcctcgtcgtcgtccgccGGCGGGGGCGATCAGCAGTCCGTGACGTGCGCCGCgggcggcgaggcggcggcgagCGCCGCCGAGGTGTTCGCGCTGGCGCGGGCGCAGGTGGACTACGTGCTGGGCAGCAACCCGCGcgggatgagctacctggtcggGTACGGCGCCCGGTTCCCGGCCAGGGTGCACCACCGCGCCGCCTCCATCGTGCCGTACAAGCACAGCAAGGAGTTCATCGGCTGCGCGCAGGGGTTCGACGACTGGTTCATCCGCAAGGGCGCCAACCCCAACGTCGTCGTCGGCGCCATCGTCGGCGGGCCCGACCGACGGGACCGCTTCAGGGACCAGAGGGAGAACTACATACAGACGGAGGCGTGCACGTACAACACGGCGCCCATGGTCGGCATGTTCGCCATGCTCAACCGGCTGGCCCGGGACGAGGCGCCGCAACCGCCGCGACCCGAAGCATCGTCGGCGTCGCAGCCTGGCGGGGAGACAAGTGTAAATAGATAG